A portion of the Diprion similis isolate iyDipSimi1 chromosome 4, iyDipSimi1.1, whole genome shotgun sequence genome contains these proteins:
- the LOC124405388 gene encoding opsin, blue-sensitive: MYFNESVLITPAAFVGGVGQVQQMQERLLGWNVPPEHSDLVHPHWRGFLAPGKYWHISLALVYFMLMIMSVVGNGCVVWIFTTSKSLRTASNMFIVNLALFDLLMMLEMPMLIANSFLERMIGWQLGCDVYATLGSISGIGSAINNAAIAFDRYRTISCPIDGRLNGKQAAVIVAFTWFWSMPFSILPIGNIWGRYVPEGFLTTCSFDFLTEDQDTKVFVAAIFVWSYAIPISLIVYFYSQLIGSVRRHEKMLRDQAKKMNVKSLVSNQDKDRSTEMRIAKVAFTIFFMFLCSWTPYAIVAMTGAFGNREALTPFSTMLPALFAKTVSCIDPWIYAINHPRYRLELQKRCQWMGIHEPEPTHDTVSATTEKLKTEDA; this comes from the exons ATGTACTTCAACGAGTCTGTCCTCATCACCCCTGCGGCTTTTGTCGGTGGTGTCGG GCAAGTGCAACAGATGCAGGAAAGACTCTTGGGCTGGAACGTGCCACCGGAACATTCGGATTTGGTACATCCTCACTGGAGAGGATTCTTGGCTCCGGGAAAATACTGGCACATTAGTTTAGCCCTGGTCTACTTCATGCTGATGATTATGTCAGTCGTTGGAAATGGCTGCGTCGTTTGGATATTCACAAC ATCAAAGTCACTGAGGACCGCATCCAACATGTTCATCGTGAACCTCGCGTTGTTCGACCTCCTCATGATGCTCGAAATGCCAATGCTCATAGCAAACAGCTTCCTCGAACGCATGATAGGTTGGCAACTTGGATGTGACGTATATGCAACCCTCGGCAGCATTTCGGGAATTGGTTCAGCGATCAACAACGCGGCCATCGCCTTCGATAGATACAG GACAATATCCTGCCCTATAGACGGTCGATTGAACGGAAAACAGGCTGCAGTTATAGTGGCCTTCACGTGGTTCTGGTCTATGCCATTCTCCATTCTGCCCATCGGCAACATCTGGGGTCGCTACGTTCCAG AGGGTTTCCTCACCACCTGCAGCTTCGATTTTCTCACTGAAGACCAAGATACGAAGGTCTTCGTCGCAGCGATATTTGTTTGGTCCTACGCCATTCCCATTAGCTTGATCGTCTACTTCTACTCTCAGCTAATTGGAAGCGTACGCAGGCACGAGAAGATGCTTCGTGATCAG GCTAAGAAAATGAACGTCAAGTCCCTGGTGTCCAATCAAGACAAAGACAGGAGTACGGAAATGCGAATTGCCAAGGTAGCATTTACGATATTCTTCATGTTCCTTTGCTCTTGGACTCCGTACGCCATCGTCGCCATGACCGGTGCCTTTGGGAACAG AGAGGCGCTGACACCGTTTTCAACAATGTTACCAGCTCTATTTGCGAAAACAGTGTCTTGCATAGATCCTTGGATATATGCGATCAATCATCCAAG GTACCGATTAGAGCTCCAGAAGAGATGCCAATGGATGGGAATCCATGAACCAGAACCCACGCATGACACGGTATCCGCCACTACAGAGAAACTTAAGACCGAAGACGCTTAA